A stretch of Myceligenerans xiligouense DNA encodes these proteins:
- a CDS encoding M16 family metallopeptidase, whose translation MPWHLPLAAAGEPGADLTAGQDGATIRRTVLPGGVRVITEHMPGLRSVTVGAWVGVGSRDETDGHFGSTHFLEHLLFKGTHRRSALDIAEAFDAVGGEANAATGKEHTCYYARVLDADLPMAVDVIGDMVTSARLDAKELETERGVILEELAMTDDDPADVVHEEFSAAVLGSHPLGRPIGGTADTIGAVPRDAVWDHYRTHYEPGTLVVAAAGGVDHDELCDLVVHALTAGGWTLEEATAPRTRRDATPQTEGIPVRGTVRTVERAVEQANIIVGGTGLAATDDRRFALSVMNAVLGGGMSSRLFQEVREKRGLAYTTYSFAAGHGGVGTFGLYAGCAPAKAEQVEELLVHELERLADGGITEAELTRSVGQLRGSLVLGLEDSGSRMSRLGRAELVYGELYSLEEALSRIRAVTLEDVRALAQDLASRPRSVVRVGPFGRDDR comes from the coding sequence ATGCCCTGGCACCTGCCACTCGCAGCCGCGGGTGAGCCCGGTGCCGACCTGACCGCCGGGCAGGACGGCGCGACCATTCGTCGCACCGTCCTGCCCGGCGGCGTTCGTGTCATCACCGAGCACATGCCGGGCCTGCGCTCGGTCACGGTGGGAGCGTGGGTCGGCGTCGGATCCCGGGACGAGACCGACGGGCACTTCGGGTCGACGCACTTCCTGGAGCACCTGCTGTTCAAGGGCACCCACCGGCGCAGCGCCCTCGACATCGCCGAGGCGTTCGATGCCGTCGGCGGGGAGGCCAACGCCGCCACCGGCAAGGAGCACACCTGCTACTACGCGCGTGTGCTCGACGCCGACCTCCCCATGGCGGTGGACGTGATCGGTGACATGGTGACCAGCGCGCGGCTGGACGCGAAGGAGCTGGAGACCGAGCGCGGCGTGATCCTCGAGGAACTCGCCATGACCGACGACGACCCCGCGGACGTGGTCCACGAGGAGTTCTCGGCCGCCGTGCTCGGCTCGCACCCGCTGGGCCGGCCGATCGGCGGCACGGCCGACACGATCGGCGCGGTGCCGCGCGACGCCGTCTGGGACCACTACCGCACCCACTACGAGCCGGGCACGCTGGTGGTGGCCGCCGCGGGCGGCGTCGACCACGACGAGCTGTGCGACCTGGTGGTGCACGCCCTGACCGCCGGCGGCTGGACCCTCGAGGAGGCGACCGCGCCGCGGACGAGGCGGGACGCGACGCCGCAGACCGAGGGCATCCCCGTCCGCGGCACGGTCAGGACCGTCGAACGGGCGGTGGAGCAGGCGAACATCATCGTGGGCGGCACGGGGCTCGCCGCCACCGACGACCGTCGCTTCGCCCTGTCGGTGATGAACGCCGTCCTGGGCGGGGGCATGTCCTCCCGGCTCTTCCAGGAGGTCCGGGAGAAGCGCGGCCTCGCCTACACGACGTACTCGTTCGCGGCCGGGCACGGCGGGGTCGGCACGTTCGGCCTGTACGCGGGGTGCGCCCCGGCGAAGGCGGAGCAGGTGGAGGAACTGCTGGTCCATGAGCTGGAACGGCTGGCCGACGGCGGCATCACCGAGGCGGAGCTGACCCGCTCGGTGGGACAGCTGCGAGGGTCGCTGGTCCTCGGCCTGGAGGACTCCGGCTCCCGGATGAGCCGCCTGGGCCGGGCCGAGCTGGTGTACGGCGAGCTCTACTCGCTGGAGGAGGCGCTGAGCCGCATCCGCGCGGTGACGCTCGAGGACGTGCGGGCCCTGGCCCAGGATCTGGCGTCCCGGCCGCGTTCGGTGGTCCGTGTGGGACCGTTCGGACGAGACGACCGTTGA
- a CDS encoding polyribonucleotide nucleotidyltransferase, translated as MEGPEIQFAEAVIDNGRFGTRTIRFETGRLAKQAAGSVAAYLDGETMLLSTTAVGKHPKDQFDFFPLTVDVEERMYAAGRIPGSFFRREGRPSTEAILTCRLTDRPLRPLFVKGLRNEVQIVITVMALHPDDAYDVLAMNAASASTQLSGLPFSGPAGAVRVSLVDGQWVAFPKHSDKERAVFDMVVAGRAVGDDVAIAMIEAEATDDAMKLMREGATVPTEEVVAEGIEAAKPFIKALCDAQSALAAQSAKETQEFPLFPDYQDDAYAAVEGAATEPLREALAIADKQDREHRLDEIKAGVVADLAGEGAAFEGRDKELSAAYRSLQKALVRRRVLTDGVRIDGRGLADIRTLSAEVEVLPRVHGSALFERGETQILGVTTLNMLRMEQQIDSLGPVTRKRYMHNYNFPPYSTGETGRVGSPKRREIGHGALAERALVPVLPSREEFPYAIRQVSEALGSNGSTSMGSVCASTLSMLNAGVPLKAPVAGIAMGLVSDTVDGETRYAAMTDILGAEDAFGDMDFKVAGTSEFVTAIQLDTKLDGIPASVLAAALGQARDARLTILDVIAEAIDTPDEMSPNAPRVIAITVPTDKIGEVIGPKGKMINQIQEETGADISIEDDGTVYIGAVDGPSAEAARAAVNAIANPHVPEVGERFVGTVVKTTSFGAFISLSPGKDGLLHISQIRKLVGGKRIENVDDVLSIGQKVQVEIGEIDPRGKLSLVAVTEEGEESDAVDSGAPETASAGAEA; from the coding sequence GTGGAGGGTCCCGAGATCCAGTTCGCCGAGGCCGTGATCGACAACGGTCGCTTCGGCACCCGCACCATCCGCTTCGAGACGGGCCGCCTGGCCAAGCAGGCCGCCGGCTCCGTCGCCGCCTACCTCGACGGCGAGACCATGCTGCTGTCGACCACCGCGGTCGGGAAGCACCCCAAGGACCAGTTCGACTTCTTCCCCCTCACGGTGGACGTCGAGGAGCGCATGTACGCCGCGGGACGCATCCCCGGCTCGTTCTTCCGTCGCGAGGGCCGCCCGTCGACCGAGGCGATCCTGACCTGCCGCCTCACCGACCGCCCGCTGCGCCCGCTGTTCGTCAAGGGCCTGCGCAACGAGGTGCAGATCGTCATCACCGTCATGGCGCTGCACCCCGACGACGCGTACGACGTGCTCGCCATGAACGCCGCGTCGGCCTCGACGCAGCTCTCCGGCCTGCCGTTCTCCGGCCCCGCGGGGGCCGTGCGCGTCTCGCTGGTCGACGGCCAGTGGGTCGCGTTCCCGAAGCACTCCGACAAGGAGCGCGCGGTCTTCGACATGGTCGTGGCCGGCCGGGCCGTGGGCGACGACGTCGCGATCGCGATGATCGAGGCCGAGGCCACCGACGACGCGATGAAGCTCATGCGCGAGGGCGCCACCGTCCCGACCGAGGAGGTCGTGGCCGAGGGCATCGAGGCGGCCAAGCCGTTCATCAAGGCCCTGTGCGACGCGCAGTCCGCGCTGGCCGCGCAGTCCGCCAAGGAGACGCAGGAGTTCCCGCTCTTCCCGGACTACCAGGACGACGCGTACGCCGCGGTCGAGGGCGCGGCCACCGAGCCGCTGCGTGAGGCTCTGGCCATCGCGGACAAGCAGGACCGCGAGCACCGTCTCGACGAGATCAAGGCCGGTGTCGTGGCCGACCTCGCGGGTGAGGGCGCCGCCTTCGAGGGGCGCGACAAGGAGCTGTCGGCCGCGTACCGGTCGCTGCAGAAGGCGCTCGTGCGCCGGCGCGTGCTGACCGACGGCGTCCGCATCGACGGCCGTGGGCTCGCGGACATCCGCACCCTGTCGGCCGAGGTCGAGGTGCTGCCGCGCGTGCACGGCTCGGCGCTGTTCGAGCGCGGCGAGACCCAGATCCTGGGTGTCACCACGCTGAACATGCTGCGTATGGAGCAGCAGATCGACTCCCTCGGGCCGGTCACGCGCAAGCGCTACATGCACAACTACAACTTCCCGCCGTACTCGACCGGTGAGACGGGTCGCGTGGGCAGCCCGAAGCGCCGCGAGATCGGTCACGGTGCGCTCGCCGAGCGCGCGCTCGTGCCGGTGCTGCCGAGCCGCGAGGAGTTCCCGTACGCGATCCGCCAGGTCTCCGAGGCGCTCGGGTCCAACGGCTCGACGTCGATGGGCTCGGTGTGCGCGAGCACGCTCTCCATGCTCAACGCCGGCGTGCCGCTGAAGGCCCCGGTCGCGGGCATCGCGATGGGTCTCGTGTCCGACACGGTCGACGGCGAGACCCGCTACGCCGCCATGACCGACATCCTGGGTGCCGAGGACGCGTTCGGCGACATGGACTTCAAGGTCGCCGGTACCAGCGAGTTCGTCACCGCGATCCAGCTCGACACCAAGCTGGACGGCATCCCGGCGTCGGTCCTGGCCGCAGCCCTGGGGCAGGCGCGCGACGCCCGCCTCACGATCCTCGACGTCATCGCCGAGGCCATCGACACGCCGGACGAGATGTCCCCGAACGCGCCGCGCGTCATCGCGATCACGGTGCCGACCGACAAGATCGGCGAGGTCATCGGGCCCAAGGGCAAGATGATCAACCAGATCCAGGAGGAGACGGGCGCCGACATCTCGATCGAGGACGACGGCACCGTCTACATCGGCGCGGTCGACGGCCCTTCGGCCGAGGCCGCCCGCGCGGCGGTCAACGCGATCGCCAACCCGCACGTCCCCGAGGTGGGCGAGCGGTTCGTCGGCACGGTCGTCAAGACGACGTCGTTCGGCGCCTTCATCTCGCTGTCGCCGGGCAAGGACGGGCTGCTGCACATCAGCCAGATCCGCAAGCTCGTGGGCGGCAAGCGCATCGAGAACGTCGACGACGTCCTCTCCATCGGCCAGAAGGTCCAGGTCGAGATCGGTGAGATCGACCCGCGCGGCAAGCTCTCGCTGGTCGCCGTGACGGAGGAGGGCGAGGAGTCCGACGCCGTGGACTCCGGCGCACCCGAGACGGCGTCCGCCGGCGCGGAAGCCTGA
- the dapB gene encoding 4-hydroxy-tetrahydrodipicolinate reductase — translation MAEIKVAVLGAAGRMGTQACAAVEAADGLSLVARLDRGDEITAGSLSGADVVVDFTVPSAAEANVHAVLDAGAHAVVGTTGWDDASRGRVAEHLDRCNADRADGSGLGVLIAPNFGLSAVLAMTFAAKAARYFESAEIIELHHPDKVDAPSGTARHTAAAISAARADAGLPASPDATESGWDARGADVDGVRVHAVRLRGLVAHEEILLGNPGEQLVIRQDSFDRSSFMPGVLVAVRAVVDRPGLTVGLEHVLDLT, via the coding sequence ATGGCCGAGATCAAGGTGGCCGTGCTGGGTGCGGCTGGGCGGATGGGGACACAGGCCTGTGCGGCCGTGGAGGCGGCCGACGGGCTGTCGCTCGTCGCGAGGCTGGACCGGGGTGACGAGATCACCGCGGGGTCGCTGTCCGGCGCGGACGTCGTCGTGGACTTCACCGTGCCGTCGGCCGCCGAGGCGAACGTGCACGCCGTGCTCGACGCGGGCGCGCACGCCGTCGTCGGCACGACCGGCTGGGACGACGCGTCCCGAGGCCGGGTCGCCGAGCACCTGGACCGCTGCAACGCGGATCGCGCCGACGGATCCGGCCTCGGCGTGCTCATCGCGCCCAACTTCGGGCTGTCGGCCGTGCTGGCGATGACGTTCGCGGCGAAGGCCGCCCGCTACTTCGAGTCGGCCGAGATCATCGAGCTGCACCACCCGGACAAGGTGGACGCGCCGTCGGGCACGGCCCGGCACACGGCGGCCGCGATCTCCGCGGCACGGGCCGACGCCGGCCTGCCCGCCTCCCCGGACGCGACCGAGTCCGGGTGGGACGCCCGCGGCGCCGACGTCGACGGCGTCCGCGTGCACGCCGTGCGGCTGCGCGGCCTCGTGGCGCACGAGGAGATCCTCCTCGGCAACCCCGGTGAGCAGCTCGTCATCCGCCAGGACTCGTTCGACCGCTCGTCGTTCATGCCGGGCGTGCTCGTGGCCGTGCGGGCCGTGGTGGACCGGCCTGGGCTGACCGTGGGCCTCGAGCACGTGCTGGACCTGACATGA
- the rpsO gene encoding 30S ribosomal protein S15: protein MPLDTATKQQIVAEYGKTPTDTGSPEVQVALLTQRIKDLTEHLKSHKQDHHSRRGLLLLVGQRRRLLGYLQRIDVNRYRALIERLGLRR from the coding sequence ATGCCGCTCGACACCGCCACGAAGCAGCAGATCGTCGCCGAGTACGGGAAGACGCCGACCGACACCGGCTCCCCGGAGGTCCAGGTCGCCCTGCTCACGCAGCGCATCAAGGACCTCACCGAGCACCTCAAGTCCCACAAGCAGGACCACCACAGCCGTCGTGGTCTGCTGCTCCTCGTGGGCCAGCGCCGTCGCCTGCTGGGTTACCTCCAGCGGATCGACGTGAACCGCTACCGCGCGCTGATCGAGCGCCTCGGCCTGCGTCGTTGA
- the rbfA gene encoding 30S ribosome-binding factor RbfA: protein MNENPRARRLADRIQVIVAQMLDSRIKDPRLGFVTVTDVRVTGDLQNASVFYTVYGSDEDRAETAAALKSATGIIRSEVGKQTGVRLTPTIEFLLDAVPETAAHLDAALIEAQRRDAELARLRAGARHAGDADPYKKAPAETDESEQPLDDER from the coding sequence ATGAACGAGAATCCTCGTGCCCGGCGGCTCGCCGACCGGATCCAGGTGATCGTGGCGCAGATGCTCGACTCGCGGATCAAGGACCCGCGTCTCGGGTTCGTGACGGTCACCGACGTGCGCGTGACCGGAGACCTGCAGAACGCCTCGGTGTTCTACACCGTGTACGGCTCCGACGAGGACCGCGCGGAGACCGCCGCCGCGCTGAAGAGCGCCACGGGGATCATCCGCAGCGAGGTGGGCAAGCAGACGGGCGTGCGCCTCACGCCCACGATCGAGTTCCTCCTCGACGCCGTGCCCGAGACCGCCGCCCACCTGGACGCCGCGCTGATCGAGGCGCAGCGTCGTGACGCCGAGCTGGCCCGGTTGCGGGCGGGCGCACGGCACGCCGGCGACGCCGACCCGTACAAGAAGGCTCCCGCCGAGACGGACGAGTCCGAGCAGCCGCTCGACGACGAGCGGTGA
- a CDS encoding bifunctional riboflavin kinase/FAD synthetase yields MQVWTDLEQVPAGFGPSVVTIGNFDGMHRGHQAVLGRIVSLARADGVRAVAVTFDPHPAAVHRPETAPELITSLADRLDLMAEIGLDGVLVFTYTLDFAAQTPQEFVGKCLVDGLGARTVVVGHDVRFGKQNAGTLSTMVELGGEHGFEVVAIEDVGGDDHHRWSSTAVRASLSEGDVAGAAKVLGRAHRLRGTVVHGDARGRELGFPTANLGGIAGMVPADGVYAGWLHRPELADRAPNDPDCVLPAAISVGTNPTFDGVERRVEAYVLDRDDLELYDEQVVLEFTEHLRPTIRFDGMEPLIVQMHDDVARARKILTA; encoded by the coding sequence GTGCAGGTGTGGACCGACCTGGAGCAGGTTCCCGCGGGTTTCGGGCCGTCCGTGGTGACGATCGGCAACTTCGACGGCATGCATCGCGGCCACCAGGCCGTGCTCGGCCGGATCGTCTCGCTGGCGAGGGCCGACGGCGTGCGCGCGGTGGCCGTCACGTTCGACCCGCATCCCGCGGCGGTGCACCGTCCCGAGACCGCGCCCGAGCTGATCACGAGCCTCGCGGACCGGCTCGACCTGATGGCCGAGATCGGCCTCGACGGCGTGCTGGTGTTCACCTACACGCTGGACTTCGCGGCGCAGACCCCGCAGGAGTTCGTCGGGAAGTGCCTCGTGGACGGGCTGGGCGCGCGGACCGTCGTCGTCGGGCACGACGTGCGGTTCGGCAAGCAGAACGCCGGCACGCTGTCGACCATGGTCGAGCTCGGCGGCGAGCACGGCTTCGAGGTCGTGGCGATCGAGGACGTCGGCGGCGACGATCATCACCGCTGGTCGTCGACGGCGGTGCGCGCGAGCCTCAGCGAGGGTGACGTGGCGGGCGCCGCGAAGGTCCTCGGACGTGCGCACCGGCTGCGGGGGACGGTGGTGCACGGCGACGCGCGCGGCCGTGAGCTGGGGTTCCCGACGGCCAACCTGGGCGGCATCGCCGGAATGGTGCCGGCCGACGGTGTGTACGCCGGGTGGCTGCACCGGCCGGAGCTGGCGGACCGCGCGCCGAACGACCCGGACTGCGTGCTGCCCGCCGCGATCTCGGTCGGGACGAACCCGACCTTCGACGGCGTCGAGCGTCGCGTCGAGGCGTACGTGCTCGACCGGGACGACCTGGAGCTGTACGACGAGCAGGTGGTCCTGGAGTTCACGGAGCACCTGCGGCCCACGATCCGGTTCGACGGCATGGAGCCGCTCATCGTGCAGATGCACGACGACGTGGCCCGGGCACGGAAGATCCTGACCGCCTGA
- a CDS encoding bis-aminopropyl spermidine synthase family protein: MASQSLAGETDGIVGERTPIDRVRELVATFGAHARGHREALAALADGTTLADVVRATALPRRLVEQLVAALGTDLLVEGDSLRIRPERTRDYHDLAGTEQLAATGLGMPGDDQLRDAPELLRDMERIVAGAPRPKKSLDHVPATPETTVRRALWMDGTYDLAGATLLCVGDHDLTSIVTCLRNPAVRAVVVDVDEDLLAYIDHVAAERGLNIETAWADFRTGLPAAARGTADLVFTDPPYTPDGVRLFLARGLQGLRDREHGRLLLAYGYGTHHPGLGFAVQQAIGDLSLVYEAILPHFNRYLGAQAVGSASDLYVCRPTARTWRSLDRVTTNAVNIYTHGTRSVEAGSGAGSASVHDAVLAAAHGRDGLPVTAMALIPHDATDGATHDGTRPDATELPLEALLDGSAQTSIRNARASGLAADLSDDPGTWLFRVLLGVNARRVAVAIPNNHPDITSGAAQDALRDDLAGKWRLTFRRSTPDSKHAILIADAVGEAGSSGRDPAPARPDGGIARGGRPDELGQDDVLDEGGQDPVALARRLVLRGASRRLANGWRDALVKAARAADVALGKDEAREIVGSAATEGGLRAETLDRALVTLPRETVRVVLSAVASSVARAGAAPGSPTP; this comes from the coding sequence ATGGCATCGCAATCACTCGCCGGCGAAACGGACGGCATCGTCGGGGAACGCACCCCCATCGACAGGGTGCGGGAACTCGTGGCGACCTTCGGGGCCCACGCGCGCGGGCACCGCGAAGCCCTCGCGGCGCTCGCGGACGGCACCACGCTCGCCGACGTCGTGCGGGCCACCGCGTTGCCGCGACGGCTCGTGGAGCAGCTCGTCGCCGCCCTCGGCACCGACCTCCTCGTCGAGGGCGACAGCCTGCGGATCCGCCCGGAACGCACCCGGGACTACCACGACCTGGCCGGCACCGAACAGCTCGCCGCCACCGGCCTGGGGATGCCGGGCGACGACCAGCTCCGCGACGCTCCCGAGCTGCTGCGCGACATGGAGCGCATCGTCGCCGGCGCACCCCGCCCGAAGAAGTCCCTCGACCACGTGCCCGCGACGCCGGAGACGACCGTCCGCCGCGCGCTCTGGATGGACGGCACCTACGACCTGGCCGGGGCCACGCTCCTGTGCGTCGGCGACCACGACCTCACCTCGATCGTCACCTGCCTGCGCAACCCCGCCGTGCGTGCCGTCGTCGTCGACGTCGACGAGGACCTGCTCGCCTACATCGACCACGTCGCCGCGGAGCGCGGGCTGAACATCGAGACCGCCTGGGCCGACTTCCGGACCGGGCTCCCCGCCGCCGCCCGCGGCACCGCCGACCTGGTCTTCACCGACCCGCCCTACACGCCCGACGGCGTCCGGCTGTTCCTCGCCCGCGGGCTGCAGGGACTCCGCGACCGCGAGCACGGGCGCCTGCTCCTCGCCTACGGGTACGGCACCCACCACCCCGGGCTCGGCTTCGCCGTGCAGCAGGCGATCGGCGACCTCTCACTCGTCTACGAGGCGATCCTGCCGCACTTCAACCGCTACCTCGGGGCCCAGGCCGTGGGCAGCGCGAGCGACCTGTACGTGTGCCGGCCCACGGCCCGCACCTGGCGGTCCCTCGACCGCGTCACGACGAACGCCGTGAACATCTACACCCACGGCACACGGTCCGTCGAGGCCGGCAGCGGCGCCGGCAGCGCATCCGTGCACGACGCCGTCCTGGCGGCCGCGCACGGACGCGACGGACTCCCCGTCACCGCGATGGCGCTCATCCCTCACGATGCCACCGACGGTGCCACCCATGACGGCACCCGTCCCGATGCCACGGAACTGCCGCTGGAGGCTCTCCTCGACGGATCGGCCCAGACCTCGATCAGGAACGCGAGGGCGTCGGGGCTCGCGGCCGACCTGTCCGACGACCCGGGCACCTGGCTCTTCCGCGTGCTGCTCGGTGTCAACGCCCGGCGCGTCGCGGTCGCGATCCCGAACAACCACCCGGACATCACCAGCGGGGCCGCCCAGGACGCGCTGCGCGACGATCTCGCCGGGAAGTGGCGACTCACGTTCCGTCGCAGCACACCCGACTCGAAGCACGCGATCCTCATCGCGGACGCGGTCGGGGAAGCCGGGTCGTCAGGCAGAGATCCCGCCCCGGCCCGTCCGGACGGCGGGATCGCGCGGGGCGGCCGGCCGGACGAGCTCGGCCAGGACGACGTCCTCGACGAGGGGGGACAGGACCCCGTCGCCCTCGCGCGCCGCCTGGTGCTCAGGGGTGCCTCCCGGAGGCTCGCGAACGGCTGGAGGGACGCCCTGGTCAAGGCCGCCCGGGCGGCGGACGTGGCGCTGGGCAAGGACGAGGCGCGGGAGATCGTCGGGTCCGCGGCGACGGAGGGCGGGCTCCGCGCGGAGACACTCGACCGCGCGCTCGTGACTCTGCCGCGGGAGACGGTACGTGTCGTGCTGTCCGCCGTCGCGAGTTCCGTCGCGCGCGCCGGTGCCGCCCCCGGTTCACCGACGCCCTGA
- the truB gene encoding tRNA pseudouridine(55) synthase TruB has translation MSAGPTGPASATRRRPRRPTAPDGFVVVDKPAGWTSHDVVARTRGLAGTRKVGHAGTLDPMATGVLVLGVGKATRLLTYVVGADKDYDATIRLGVTTNTDDAEGETTATQGAAGVTDAGLRAAVTRLTGDIMQVPTTVSAIKVDGERAYARARAGKDVELAARPVTVSRFDVLATRDGVADGVPVLDLDVRVTVSSGTYVRALARDLGAALGAGGHLTALRRTRVGGYGLDMARTLDAMEAQADQDGTLATLPLADAARGVLPVRDVDEAEARALGFGQWIAPSGRSGVMAAIDPAGGLVALVEDTRRKGEDLAKPVLVTR, from the coding sequence GTGAGCGCGGGTCCGACGGGCCCGGCGTCCGCGACGAGACGTCGCCCGCGGCGGCCCACGGCTCCCGACGGGTTCGTCGTCGTCGACAAGCCGGCGGGCTGGACCAGCCACGACGTCGTCGCGCGGACCCGTGGGCTGGCGGGCACCCGGAAGGTCGGCCATGCCGGCACCCTCGACCCCATGGCCACGGGCGTGCTCGTGCTGGGGGTCGGCAAGGCGACGCGCCTGCTGACCTACGTGGTGGGCGCCGACAAGGACTACGACGCCACGATCCGCCTGGGCGTCACCACGAACACCGACGACGCCGAGGGCGAGACCACGGCGACGCAGGGTGCCGCGGGCGTGACCGACGCCGGGCTCCGGGCCGCCGTCACGCGACTGACGGGCGACATCATGCAGGTACCGACCACGGTCTCGGCGATCAAGGTGGACGGTGAACGCGCGTATGCGCGTGCCCGGGCAGGGAAGGACGTCGAGCTCGCGGCCCGCCCCGTCACGGTGTCCCGGTTCGACGTGCTGGCCACCCGGGACGGCGTGGCCGACGGCGTCCCCGTGCTGGACCTGGACGTGCGGGTCACGGTGTCGTCGGGGACGTACGTGCGCGCGCTCGCGCGGGACCTCGGCGCCGCGCTCGGCGCCGGCGGGCATCTGACGGCCCTGCGCCGTACCCGCGTCGGCGGGTACGGACTCGACATGGCACGGACCCTGGACGCGATGGAGGCCCAGGCCGATCAGGACGGCACACTCGCCACGCTGCCGCTCGCCGACGCCGCGCGCGGCGTCCTGCCGGTGCGGGACGTCGACGAGGCCGAGGCACGTGCCCTGGGATTCGGCCAGTGGATCGCGCCCAGCGGCAGGTCCGGTGTCATGGCGGCGATCGACCCCGCGGGAGGCCTCGTCGCCCTCGTGGAGGACACCCGCCGCAAGGGCGAGGACTTGGCCAAGCCGGTCCTTGTCACACGCTGA
- a CDS encoding GntR family transcriptional regulator, which translates to MITIDTDSPVPPFEQVRTGLARQMADGTLPVGARLPTVRALAGELGIAVNTVARAYRELEAARLVETRGRAGTFVSAGGSRRLETARAAADRYAETAHELGLELDEALKIVRAALDRR; encoded by the coding sequence GTGATCACCATCGACACCGATTCCCCCGTCCCCCCGTTCGAACAGGTGCGTACCGGGCTCGCGCGCCAGATGGCCGACGGCACGCTGCCCGTCGGCGCTCGTCTGCCCACGGTGCGCGCACTGGCCGGCGAGCTCGGGATCGCCGTGAACACCGTCGCGCGCGCCTACCGGGAACTGGAGGCGGCGCGGCTCGTGGAGACCCGGGGCCGCGCGGGAACCTTCGTGAGCGCGGGTGGCAGCCGGCGACTGGAGACGGCCCGGGCGGCCGCGGACCGCTACGCGGAGACGGCTCACGAACTCGGCCTGGAGCTCGACGAGGCACTGAAGATCGTCCGCGCCGCCCTCGACCGCCGGTGA